One uncultured Alphaproteobacteria bacterium genomic region harbors:
- a CDS encoding Polypeptide-transport-associated domain protein ShlB-type has protein sequence MVGIRLVGAACVVGMTCVAGGAWAQSVPGPADLDAIQRQQQQILRDQEERQRLLEEERRSRTRTAPKPRPEEAAPSGQQGDARCFEVARITLEGISETSLGDVSDLLAANSGRCLGLAEIDALVRALTNRYVELGYSTTRVYIPQQDLGSGVLRLIVREGRVETLELDEPGPHGGRLATAFPGVEGEVLNLRDIEQGLDQINRLRANDASMEITPGSTPGASTVTIRNRRQARWFAAAGVDNSGSKSSGEHQAYSQLEMDDAVGLNDLWSLDARRSLDDESGIRKSESLSGFVSVPFGYWTASLSASWFDYRSPVTGSVQTFETSGATRTWKARLERVVHRDAVSKTSVSGAFALKDTFNYVEDTRLDASSRRLAIATVDVAHSRRILGGALSLGLAHDAGLHTMGAESDAGRDPDAPEAQFEKWTADASYWHPLPAPEGYALSWASAARGQWTPDTLHSTERISIGSQYSVRGFKEQSASGDVGGYLRNDLSLTLPASGDADFDRLFGRISLGLGYDVGAIRRDRADAYERGRLSGAALSVSSGGRIPIRAVWARPISAPSFIARDDNVFYVSMGVSF, from the coding sequence ATGGTGGGGATACGCCTGGTGGGTGCGGCGTGCGTCGTCGGAATGACGTGCGTCGCGGGCGGGGCATGGGCGCAATCGGTGCCCGGTCCGGCCGATCTCGACGCGATTCAGCGTCAGCAGCAGCAGATTTTGCGCGATCAGGAAGAACGCCAGCGGCTCCTCGAAGAGGAGCGGCGTTCGCGTACCCGCACGGCGCCGAAGCCGCGGCCGGAAGAAGCGGCCCCCTCTGGGCAACAGGGTGATGCGCGCTGCTTCGAGGTTGCGCGCATTACGCTCGAAGGGATTTCCGAGACCTCCCTCGGCGACGTGTCCGACCTGCTCGCCGCCAACAGCGGCCGGTGCCTCGGGCTCGCGGAGATCGACGCGCTGGTCCGCGCCCTCACCAACCGTTACGTCGAACTGGGCTACAGCACCACGCGGGTCTACATCCCGCAGCAGGATCTCGGGTCCGGGGTCCTGCGGCTGATCGTGCGGGAAGGCCGGGTCGAGACGCTGGAACTGGACGAGCCGGGGCCGCACGGCGGGCGCCTCGCCACCGCGTTCCCCGGCGTCGAGGGCGAGGTGCTGAACCTCCGCGACATCGAGCAGGGGCTCGACCAGATCAACCGCCTGCGCGCCAACGATGCGAGCATGGAGATCACCCCCGGCAGCACGCCGGGCGCATCGACGGTGACGATCCGGAACCGGCGGCAGGCGCGCTGGTTCGCCGCCGCGGGCGTGGACAACTCGGGCTCCAAGTCCTCCGGCGAGCATCAGGCGTATTCCCAACTGGAGATGGACGACGCCGTCGGCCTCAACGATCTCTGGAGCCTCGACGCCCGCCGTTCCCTCGACGACGAGAGCGGCATCCGCAAGAGCGAAAGTCTGAGCGGCTTCGTCTCGGTGCCGTTCGGCTATTGGACCGCGTCGCTTTCGGCGAGCTGGTTCGACTACCGCAGCCCGGTGACCGGCAGCGTCCAGACCTTCGAGACCAGCGGCGCGACGCGCACCTGGAAGGCGCGGCTGGAGCGCGTCGTCCATCGCGACGCGGTCAGCAAGACCAGCGTTTCCGGGGCGTTCGCGCTCAAGGATACCTTCAACTACGTCGAGGACACCCGCCTCGACGCCAGCAGCCGCCGCCTCGCCATCGCCACCGTCGACGTCGCCCACAGCCGCCGCATCCTCGGCGGCGCGCTGTCGCTCGGGCTCGCCCACGATGCCGGGCTTCACACGATGGGGGCGGAGAGCGACGCCGGACGCGACCCCGACGCGCCGGAAGCGCAGTTCGAGAAGTGGACGGCGGACGCGAGCTATTGGCATCCGCTGCCCGCGCCGGAGGGATATGCCCTCTCGTGGGCCTCGGCGGCGCGCGGCCAGTGGACCCCCGATACCCTCCATTCCACCGAGCGGATCTCAATCGGCAGCCAGTACAGCGTGCGCGGCTTCAAGGAGCAGAGCGCCTCGGGCGACGTCGGCGGCTACCTCCGCAACGATCTGAGCCTGACCCTGCCCGCCTCCGGCGATGCGGATTTCGACCGGCTGTTCGGGCGGATTTCCCTCGGCCTCGGCTACGACGTCGGCGCGATCCGCCGCGACCGCGCCGACGCCTACGAGCGCGGCAGGCTTTCCGGCGCCGCCCTGTCGGTTTCGAGCGGCGGCAGGATTCCGATCCGCGCGGTGTGGGCGCGCCCGATTTCCGCGCCGTCGTTCATCGCGCGCGACGACAACGTCTTCTACGTTTCCATGGGAGTGAGTTTCTGA
- a CDS encoding exported hypothetical protein (Evidence 5 : No homology to any previously reported sequences) — protein MMFKTGGAAAFAVAWLGLATAAFAGTAEGRAALQAGDFATALRELGAAARAGDPQAQNLYGTMLKDGAGGAPDKTAAAAWYRRAAEAGDAEAQVNLGYMLFHGDGVPRDRQAGLGWYERAAEQGHAAAQFNAARVYWDGDGVPRDPQKAMKLFAAAAAAGLPEAQFSYGVALLAQPRPDAPQAFNWFSRAARQGEAPAYAKLAAMYLLGQGVGKDPVAAQTWALLGEAAGDPLAKQLREKLEADLTPQQSAAARQQAAAFVPVRERE, from the coding sequence ATGATGTTCAAGACCGGCGGCGCGGCCGCCTTCGCGGTGGCGTGGCTCGGCCTCGCCACCGCCGCGTTTGCGGGCACGGCGGAAGGCCGCGCCGCGCTCCAGGCGGGCGACTTCGCCACCGCCCTGCGCGAACTCGGCGCGGCGGCGCGGGCGGGCGACCCGCAGGCGCAGAACCTCTACGGCACGATGCTGAAGGATGGCGCGGGCGGCGCGCCCGACAAGACCGCCGCGGCGGCATGGTATCGCCGCGCCGCCGAGGCGGGCGACGCGGAGGCGCAGGTCAACCTCGGCTACATGCTGTTCCACGGCGACGGCGTGCCGCGCGACCGTCAGGCCGGGCTCGGCTGGTACGAGCGCGCCGCGGAGCAGGGACACGCCGCCGCGCAGTTCAACGCCGCGCGCGTGTATTGGGACGGCGACGGCGTGCCGCGCGACCCGCAGAAGGCGATGAAGCTGTTCGCCGCCGCCGCCGCCGCCGGGCTTCCGGAGGCGCAGTTCTCCTATGGCGTCGCGCTGCTCGCGCAGCCCCGGCCCGACGCCCCGCAGGCGTTCAACTGGTTCTCCCGTGCCGCCCGGCAGGGTGAGGCTCCGGCCTACGCCAAGCTCGCGGCGATGTATCTGCTCGGCCAGGGTGTCGGCAAGGATCCGGTCGCCGCGCAGACCTGGGCGCTTCTGGGCGAGGCGGCGGGCGATCCGCTCGCCAAGCAACTGCGGGAGAAGTTGGAAGCCGATCTGACTCCGCAACAATCCGCCGCCGCCCGCCAGCAGGCCGCGGCATTCGTGCCGGTGCGGGAACGGGAGTAG